One Streptomyces sp. NBC_01237 genomic region harbors:
- a CDS encoding DUF7847 domain-containing protein has product MRVSDILSGAFSTMGRYWKPLFGMGLAVFAGATLLMAVGALIAYSSVADHWDAVMVDDHAGSPDSQDWVPLVAAFGVLLAVGIAVYIVAAALMQAAVPAILQEAVLGRPITFGAAWRRAWSRVGAMIGTVFLTALIAFVPVVLAMTAFIGVMIYFISLGDADGVLPMMWFAVVGTLALAPLAVWLWVKFSLAPTIVVFENQSPFAALRRSAGLVRGDWWRVLGISLLGYVMASMAGSLLQMPFSVLGSLPGMTDTSDLGAEPSGVEVLAAMGGLFVVMLISQLISQLFSTIFPPLIVGLLYVDRRMRTENLGPVLAEASVVLPEQYGPPPASA; this is encoded by the coding sequence ATGAGGGTCTCCGACATACTCAGCGGCGCCTTCTCCACCATGGGCCGCTACTGGAAGCCCCTGTTCGGCATGGGGCTGGCCGTCTTCGCGGGGGCGACGCTGCTGATGGCCGTGGGGGCCCTCATCGCGTACTCCTCCGTCGCGGACCACTGGGACGCCGTCATGGTCGACGACCACGCGGGCTCGCCGGACTCGCAGGACTGGGTTCCGCTGGTGGCCGCTTTCGGCGTGCTGCTGGCCGTCGGCATCGCGGTGTACATCGTGGCCGCCGCGCTGATGCAGGCAGCGGTCCCGGCGATACTCCAGGAAGCCGTACTGGGACGGCCGATCACCTTCGGCGCGGCCTGGCGCCGCGCCTGGTCCCGGGTCGGGGCCATGATCGGCACGGTGTTCCTCACGGCGTTGATCGCCTTCGTGCCGGTCGTACTCGCCATGACCGCCTTCATCGGCGTGATGATCTACTTCATCTCGCTGGGCGACGCGGACGGCGTCCTGCCGATGATGTGGTTCGCCGTCGTCGGCACCCTGGCCCTCGCGCCGCTGGCGGTCTGGCTCTGGGTGAAGTTCTCGCTGGCTCCGACGATCGTGGTCTTCGAGAACCAGAGCCCGTTCGCGGCCCTGCGCCGCTCGGCCGGGCTGGTGCGCGGCGACTGGTGGCGCGTCCTGGGGATCTCGCTGCTCGGGTACGTGATGGCGTCGATGGCCGGCTCACTGCTCCAGATGCCGTTCTCGGTCCTGGGCTCGCTGCCGGGCATGACCGACACCTCGGACCTCGGCGCCGAACCGTCCGGCGTCGAGGTCCTGGCCGCCATGGGCGGCCTCTTCGTCGTCATGCTGATCAGCCAACTCATCAGCCAGCTGTTCTCGACCATCTTCCCGCCGCTGATCGTCGGCCTGCTCTACGTGGACCGGCGCATGCGTACGGAGAACCTGGGCCCGGTCCTGGCCGAGGCGTCCGTCGTACTGCCCGAGCAGTACGGTCCGCCCCCGGCCTCCGCGTAA
- a CDS encoding aldo/keto reductase, protein MPWPTPLLGSPLERGEGWRVTSFPIGGDLDVRRLGFGAMQLPTEPGAARETSFAVVRRAVRLGVTLIDTAYMYGGGANEELLAEALYPYPDGLLITTKVGVARSSPSDEWKLDGRPAVLRDQVEQALRRLRVERIELLQLHRIDPETPLADQIGTLRDLRTEGKIGRIGLSEVTVDELGRARGIVDIASVQNRYNLLDREHEPVLAACEAAGIAFLPWRPVAWGKSGARAEIAAVAAEAEATPTQIALAWLLGHSPVILPIPGTARVDHLEENLAAERLRLTPAQRDRLDRLPAPE, encoded by the coding sequence ATGCCGTGGCCAACTCCGCTGCTGGGGTCGCCACTTGAGCGAGGGGAAGGGTGGCGTGTGACGTCGTTTCCTATCGGCGGGGATCTGGACGTGCGGCGGCTCGGGTTCGGGGCCATGCAACTGCCCACGGAGCCGGGTGCGGCCAGGGAGACCTCTTTCGCGGTGGTGCGGCGGGCTGTCCGGCTGGGCGTCACGCTGATCGATACCGCGTATATGTACGGCGGTGGAGCCAACGAGGAACTTCTGGCCGAGGCCCTGTACCCCTACCCGGACGGGCTGCTGATCACCACCAAGGTCGGCGTAGCCCGGTCGAGCCCTTCGGACGAGTGGAAGCTGGACGGACGGCCCGCAGTCCTGCGTGATCAGGTCGAACAGGCGTTGCGGCGACTGCGCGTCGAGCGGATCGAGCTGCTTCAACTGCACCGTATCGATCCGGAGACACCGCTCGCCGACCAGATCGGCACCCTGCGCGACCTGCGTACCGAGGGAAAGATCGGCCGGATCGGGCTGTCCGAGGTCACCGTCGACGAGCTCGGCCGGGCTCGGGGGATCGTCGACATCGCGAGCGTCCAGAACCGCTACAACCTGCTCGACCGCGAGCACGAGCCCGTGCTCGCGGCGTGTGAGGCGGCAGGCATCGCGTTCCTGCCGTGGCGCCCGGTCGCCTGGGGGAAGTCCGGGGCGCGGGCCGAGATCGCCGCCGTGGCCGCCGAGGCCGAGGCCACCCCCACGCAGATCGCTCTCGCCTGGCTGCTGGGTCACTCGCCGGTCATCCTCCCCATCCCGGGCACGGCCCGCGTCGACCACCTTGAGGAGAACCTCGCCGCCGAACGCCTCCGGCTGACCCCGGCCCAGCGCGATCGGCTCGATCGTCTGCCCGCGCCGGAATAG
- a CDS encoding DUF397 domain-containing protein → MTTESPRWFKSSYSSNGGACVEVAANLVAPCGTVPVRDSKRPTGPVLGFPVGSFASFVAGVKAGEFGTV, encoded by the coding sequence GTGACGACCGAATCCCCCCGTTGGTTCAAGTCCTCCTACAGCAGCAACGGCGGCGCTTGCGTCGAGGTCGCCGCCAACCTCGTTGCCCCGTGCGGCACAGTCCCTGTCCGCGACTCCAAGCGCCCGACCGGCCCCGTCCTGGGCTTCCCCGTCGGCTCGTTCGCTTCCTTCGTGGCGGGTGTCAAGGCCGGAGAGTTCGGCACCGTCTGA
- a CDS encoding DUF397 domain-containing protein codes for MTTESPRWFTSSHSNNGGACVEVAANLVAPCGTVPVRDSKRPTGPVLGFPVGSFASFVVGVKAGEFGTV; via the coding sequence GTGACGACCGAATCTCCGCGTTGGTTCACGTCCTCGCACAGCAACAACGGCGGCGCTTGCGTCGAGGTCGCCGCCAACCTCGTTGCCCCGTGCGGCACAGTCCCTGTCCGCGACTCCAAGCGCCCGACCGGCCCCGTCCTGGGCTTCCCCGTCGGCTCGTTCGCTTCCTTCGTGGTGGGCGTCAAGGCCGGAGAGTTCGGCACCGTCTGA
- a CDS encoding DUF397 domain-containing protein: protein MTAESPRWFKSSYSSNGGQCVEVAANLVASRGIVPVRDSKDLSGPVLDFPVGSFASFVAGVKVGEFGTV, encoded by the coding sequence GTGACGGCCGAATCCCCCCGCTGGTTCAAGTCCTCCTACAGCAGCAACGGTGGCCAGTGCGTCGAGGTCGCCGCCAACCTCGTCGCCTCGCGCGGCATCGTTCCCGTACGTGACTCCAAGGATCTGAGCGGCCCGGTTCTGGACTTCCCCGTCGGCTCGTTCGCCTCTTTCGTGGCGGGTGTCAAGGTCGGAGAGTTCGGCACCGTCTGA
- a CDS encoding DUF397 domain-containing protein, with the protein MTNESLHWIKSSYSDNGGTCVEWAPSNTSSTGTVPVRDSKRPAGPVLGFPVGSFASFVAGVKVGEFGTV; encoded by the coding sequence GTGACGAACGAATCCCTCCATTGGATCAAGTCCAGCTACAGCGACAACGGTGGCACATGCGTCGAATGGGCCCCGTCGAATACGTCCTCCACCGGTACAGTCCCTGTCCGCGACTCCAAGCGCCCGGCCGGCCCTGTCCTGGGCTTTCCCGTCGGCTCGTTCGCCTCCTTCGTGGCGGGTGTCAAGGTCGGAGAGTTCGGCACCGTCTGA
- a CDS encoding DUF397 domain-containing protein, producing MTESPGWFKSSYSGNGGQCVEVAANLVASRGIVPVRDSKDLSGPVLGFPVGSFASFVAGVKAGEFGTV from the coding sequence GTGACCGAATCCCCCGGTTGGTTCAAGTCCTCCTACAGCGGCAACGGTGGCCAGTGCGTCGAGGTTGCCGCCAATCTTGTCGCCTCGCGCGGCATCGTTCCCGTACGTGACTCCAAGGATCTGAGCGGCCCTGTCCTGGGCTTTCCCGTCGGCTCGTTCGCCTCCTTCGTGGCGGGTGTCAAGGCCGGAGAGTTCGGCACTGTCTGA
- a CDS encoding helix-turn-helix domain-containing protein — protein MVNRKTLDPETSPMQAFGQCLRQARDERGWTQDELGVRMGITGSHVSAVETGRRPPTNRFARSADSALRTGDKFERQTRALKNTALLEGFPEYVRQEVRAAEIRLYEVGVIPGLLQTPDYAATLEADAVRREAITAEQASERVTLVAERQAALVRSPSPLIFAVLDEGCIHRPMGDPAVMDAQFAQLLEFAERPNTLLQIAPFRMGARRPFSLPITVLTLPDRSLVSYAESSQRGHLERETSFVLPMLTAYHQLQAEALSQAASVAMIEQVRKGTP, from the coding sequence ATGGTGAACCGGAAGACACTCGACCCGGAGACGTCGCCCATGCAGGCGTTTGGCCAGTGCTTACGGCAGGCCCGGGACGAGCGCGGGTGGACGCAAGACGAGCTAGGCGTGCGCATGGGCATTACCGGGTCGCATGTTTCTGCCGTCGAAACTGGCCGTCGCCCGCCAACTAATCGCTTCGCGCGCAGTGCTGACAGCGCGTTACGCACTGGAGACAAGTTCGAGCGCCAGACCCGTGCGCTGAAGAACACGGCCCTGCTGGAGGGGTTCCCGGAGTACGTGCGGCAAGAGGTGCGCGCCGCAGAGATCAGACTCTATGAAGTCGGCGTCATCCCTGGACTGCTCCAGACGCCGGATTACGCGGCGACGTTGGAGGCGGACGCGGTACGCAGGGAGGCAATCACGGCCGAGCAAGCCAGTGAGCGGGTCACTTTGGTGGCAGAGCGACAGGCCGCACTTGTCCGTTCCCCATCACCCCTGATCTTCGCGGTACTTGACGAAGGGTGCATCCATCGACCGATGGGCGATCCTGCGGTCATGGATGCTCAGTTCGCCCAGTTGTTGGAGTTCGCGGAGCGGCCGAACACCCTCCTTCAAATCGCTCCGTTCCGTATGGGAGCACGTCGGCCGTTCAGCCTGCCCATCACGGTGCTGACACTTCCCGACCGCTCGCTTGTGTCGTACGCCGAATCCTCGCAGCGGGGGCATTTGGAACGCGAAACCAGCTTCGTACTGCCCATGCTGACGGCCTACCATCAGCTTCAGGCCGAAGCCCTGTCCCAAGCGGCATCCGTGGCCATGATCGAGCAGGTACGAAAGGGCACCCCGTGA
- a CDS encoding VOC family protein, giving the protein MAVRLYHHVVDSHDLPLLARFWCQVLDWQVLFEDEDEIVIGADAETLPGMCFVPVPEKKTVKNRLHIDLTPDDQAVEVERIIGLGARRTDFGQGPDATWVALLDPEGNEFCVLRPKKTLTD; this is encoded by the coding sequence ATGGCCGTTCGCTTGTACCACCACGTCGTCGATTCCCACGACCTGCCCCTGCTCGCCCGCTTCTGGTGCCAGGTGCTGGACTGGCAGGTGCTCTTCGAGGACGAGGACGAAATCGTCATCGGCGCGGATGCCGAGACGTTGCCGGGCATGTGCTTCGTCCCCGTACCGGAGAAGAAGACCGTCAAGAACCGGCTGCACATCGATCTCACCCCCGACGACCAGGCCGTCGAGGTCGAGCGGATCATCGGGCTCGGCGCACGGCGCACGGACTTCGGGCAGGGGCCGGACGCCACCTGGGTGGCGCTGCTCGACCCCGAGGGCAACGAGTTCTGTGTCCTGCGCCCGAAGAAGACGCTGACCGACTGA
- a CDS encoding metal-sulfur cluster assembly factor translates to MSDNETLTTKPASEEEVREALYDVVDPELGIDVVNLGLIYGIHVDDANIATLDMTLTSAACPLTDVIEDQAKSATDGIVSELRINWVWMPPWGPDKITDDGREQLRALGFNV, encoded by the coding sequence ATGAGCGACAACGAGACTCTCACCACCAAGCCGGCCTCCGAGGAGGAGGTCCGCGAGGCGCTGTACGACGTGGTCGACCCCGAGCTGGGCATCGACGTCGTCAACCTGGGCCTGATCTACGGCATCCACGTCGATGACGCCAACATCGCCACCCTCGACATGACCCTGACGTCCGCGGCCTGTCCGCTGACCGATGTCATCGAGGACCAGGCGAAGTCCGCCACCGACGGCATCGTCAGCGAGTTGCGGATCAACTGGGTCTGGATGCCGCCGTGGGGCCCGGACAAGATCACGGACGACGGGCGCGAGCAGCTGCGCGCGCTGGGCTTCAACGTCTGA
- the sufU gene encoding Fe-S cluster assembly sulfur transfer protein SufU, with translation MKLESMYQEVILDHYKHPHGRGLRDGDAEVHHVNPTCGDEITLRVKYDGETIVDVSYEGQGCSISQASASVLNELLVGKELAQARKIQDAFLELMQSKGQLEPDDEMEEVLEDAVAFAGVSKYPARVKCALLSWMAWKDATAKALSEGKTA, from the coding sequence GTGAAGCTGGAATCCATGTACCAGGAAGTGATCCTGGACCACTACAAGCACCCCCACGGGCGTGGCCTGCGGGACGGCGACGCCGAGGTGCATCACGTCAACCCGACGTGCGGTGACGAGATCACACTCCGGGTGAAGTACGACGGCGAGACCATCGTCGACGTGAGCTACGAGGGACAGGGCTGCTCCATCAGCCAGGCCAGCGCCTCGGTTCTCAATGAGCTGCTGGTCGGCAAGGAGCTCGCCCAGGCGCGGAAGATCCAGGACGCGTTCCTGGAGCTGATGCAGTCCAAGGGCCAGCTGGAGCCGGACGACGAGATGGAGGAGGTGCTGGAGGACGCGGTCGCGTTCGCCGGTGTCTCCAAGTATCCGGCCCGGGTCAAGTGCGCGCTGCTGAGCTGGATGGCGTGGAAGGACGCGACGGCGAAGGCGCTGTCCGAAGGGAAGACGGCATGA
- a CDS encoding cysteine desulfurase: MTDARQGLTGLLDTEAIRKDFPILDRTVHDGKKIVYLDSAATSQKPRQVLDALNEYYERHNANVHRGVYTIAEEATALYEGARDKVAAFINAPSRNEVIFTKNASESLNLVANMLGWADEPYRVDRDTEIVTTEMEHHSNIVPWQLLSQRTGAKLKWFGITDDGRLDLSNIDEIITEKTKIVSFTLVSNIMGTINPVEKIIRRAQQVGALVCIDASQAAPHMVLDVQALQADFVAFTGHKMVGPTGIGVLWGRQELLEDLPPFLGGGEMIETVSMHSSTYAPAPHKFEAGTPPIAQAVGLGAAVDYLSAIGMEKIYRHEHAITEYAVKRLLEVPDLKIIGPATAEDRGATISFTLGDIHPHDVGQVLDEQGIAVRVGHHCARPVCLRYGIPATTRASFYLYSTPAEVDALVDGLEHVRNFFG; the protein is encoded by the coding sequence GTGACTGACGCCCGACAGGGGCTCACCGGCCTCCTCGACACCGAGGCGATCCGCAAGGACTTCCCCATCCTGGACCGCACGGTCCACGACGGCAAGAAGATCGTGTACCTGGACAGCGCGGCGACCTCGCAGAAGCCGCGCCAGGTGCTCGACGCGCTCAACGAGTACTACGAGCGGCACAACGCCAACGTCCACCGCGGTGTCTACACCATCGCGGAGGAGGCCACCGCGCTGTACGAGGGCGCCCGCGACAAGGTCGCCGCCTTCATCAACGCGCCCAGCCGCAACGAGGTGATCTTCACCAAGAACGCCTCGGAGTCGCTCAACCTCGTGGCCAACATGCTGGGCTGGGCGGATGAGCCCTATCGGGTCGACCGCGACACCGAGATCGTCACCACCGAGATGGAGCACCACTCCAACATCGTGCCGTGGCAGCTGCTCTCGCAGCGCACCGGTGCGAAGCTGAAGTGGTTCGGCATCACGGACGACGGCCGTCTCGACCTGTCCAACATCGACGAGATCATCACGGAGAAGACGAAGATCGTCTCCTTCACGCTGGTCTCGAACATCATGGGCACGATCAACCCGGTCGAGAAGATCATCCGCCGTGCCCAGCAGGTCGGCGCGCTGGTCTGCATCGACGCCTCGCAGGCGGCACCGCACATGGTGCTCGACGTCCAGGCGCTGCAGGCCGACTTCGTGGCCTTCACCGGCCACAAGATGGTCGGCCCGACCGGCATCGGCGTGCTGTGGGGACGGCAGGAACTCCTGGAGGACCTGCCCCCGTTCCTCGGCGGCGGCGAGATGATCGAGACCGTGTCGATGCACTCGTCGACGTACGCCCCCGCGCCGCACAAGTTCGAGGCGGGTACGCCCCCGATCGCCCAGGCCGTCGGCCTCGGCGCGGCCGTGGACTACCTCTCGGCGATCGGCATGGAGAAGATCTACCGCCACGAGCACGCGATCACCGAGTACGCGGTGAAGCGCCTCCTGGAGGTCCCGGACCTCAAGATCATCGGCCCGGCGACGGCCGAGGACCGCGGCGCCACGATCTCCTTCACGCTCGGCGACATCCACCCGCACGACGTGGGCCAGGTCCTCGACGAGCAGGGCATCGCCGTCCGGGTCGGCCACCACTGCGCGCGGCCGGTCTGCCTGCGGTACGGAATTCCTGCGACGACGCGAGCGTCGTTCTATCTGTACTCCACGCCCGCCGAGGTCGACGCCCTGGTGGACGGTCTGGAGCACGTCCGGAACTTCTTCGGCTGA
- the sufC gene encoding Fe-S cluster assembly ATPase SufC — MATLEIRDLHVTVEADNATKEILKGVDLTVKQGETHAIMGPNGSGKSTLAYSLAGHPKYTITQGTVTLDGEDVLEMSVDERARAGLFLAMQYPVEIPGVSVSNFLRTSATAVRGEAPKLRTWVKEVKETMAGLQMDPAFAERNVNEGFSGGEKKRHEILQLELLKPKIAILDETDSGLDVDALKTVSEGVNRVREGGEVGTLLITHYTRILRYIKPDFVHVFANGRIAESGGAELADKLENEGYEAYVKGGASA; from the coding sequence ATGGCAACGCTTGAAATCCGCGACCTGCACGTCACCGTCGAGGCCGACAACGCCACGAAGGAGATCCTCAAGGGCGTCGACCTGACCGTGAAGCAGGGCGAGACCCACGCCATCATGGGCCCCAACGGGTCCGGCAAGTCCACCCTCGCGTACTCGCTGGCGGGTCACCCCAAGTACACGATCACGCAGGGCACGGTCACCCTCGACGGCGAGGACGTCCTGGAGATGTCCGTCGACGAGCGCGCCCGCGCCGGCCTGTTCCTCGCCATGCAGTACCCGGTCGAGATCCCCGGTGTCTCGGTCTCCAACTTCCTGCGCACCTCCGCCACCGCCGTCCGCGGCGAGGCACCCAAGCTGCGTACGTGGGTCAAGGAGGTCAAGGAGACGATGGCCGGCCTCCAGATGGACCCGGCCTTCGCCGAGCGCAACGTCAACGAGGGCTTCTCCGGCGGCGAGAAGAAGCGCCACGAGATCCTTCAGCTGGAGCTCCTCAAGCCGAAGATCGCGATCCTCGACGAGACCGACTCCGGCCTGGACGTCGACGCGCTGAAGACCGTCTCCGAAGGCGTCAACCGGGTCCGCGAGGGCGGCGAGGTCGGCACCCTGCTGATCACGCACTACACGCGGATCCTCCGCTACATCAAGCCCGACTTCGTGCATGTCTTCGCCAACGGCCGCATCGCCGAGTCCGGCGGCGCCGAACTCGCCGACAAGCTGGAGAACGAGGGCTACGAGGCATACGTGAAGGGTGGCGCTTCCGCGTGA
- a CDS encoding bifunctional 3-phenylpropionate/cinnamic acid dioxygenase ferredoxin subunit, producing the protein MAFVKACALSELEDDTPKRVELDGTPVSVVRTEGEVFAINDICSHANVSLSEGEVEDCMIECWLHGSSFDLRTGKPSGLPATRPVPVYPVKIEGDDVLVSVTQES; encoded by the coding sequence ATGGCCTTCGTCAAAGCCTGTGCGCTGAGTGAGCTGGAGGACGACACCCCCAAGCGGGTGGAGCTCGACGGCACACCCGTCTCCGTCGTCCGTACCGAGGGCGAGGTGTTCGCGATCAACGACATCTGCTCGCACGCGAACGTCTCGCTGTCGGAGGGCGAGGTGGAGGACTGCATGATCGAGTGCTGGCTGCACGGATCGAGCTTCGACCTCCGCACCGGTAAGCCGTCCGGCCTTCCCGCGACGCGCCCCGTCCCCGTATACCCCGTAAAGATCGAAGGGGACGATGTGCTCGTCTCCGTCACCCAGGAGTCCTGA
- the sufD gene encoding Fe-S cluster assembly protein SufD, with product MAEAQNIPAGSTTAGSIAVAAESTVATRMSAPPSFDVADFPVPHGREEEWRFTPLERLRGLHDGTAVATGGGVKVAIEAPEGVTVETVGRDDARLGKAGTPVDRVAAQAYSAFEQASVVTVAKEAVLTEPIRIAVHGEGGVAYGHQVIELGAFAEAVVVIDHTGDAVLAANVDYVVGDGAKLTVVSVQDWDDTAVHVGQHNALIGRDASFKSIVVTFGGDLVRLHPRIAYAGTGGEAELFGLYFTDKGQHQEHRLLVDHNTPHCKSNAVYKGALQGDGAHAVWIGDVLIQAKAEGTDTYEMNRNLVLTDGARVDSVPNLEIETGEIVGAGHASATGRFDDEQLFYLQSRGIPAEEARRLVVRGFFAELVQQIGLPDVEARLLDKIETELKASV from the coding sequence ATGGCTGAGGCTCAGAACATTCCGGCGGGCTCCACGACCGCCGGGTCCATCGCGGTGGCCGCCGAGTCGACCGTCGCCACGCGCATGAGCGCGCCCCCGTCCTTCGACGTCGCGGACTTCCCGGTCCCGCACGGCCGCGAGGAGGAGTGGCGGTTCACGCCGCTGGAGCGGCTGCGCGGGCTGCACGACGGCACCGCCGTCGCCACCGGCGGCGGCGTCAAGGTCGCGATCGAGGCGCCCGAGGGCGTCACCGTCGAGACCGTCGGCCGCGACGACGCACGGCTCGGCAAGGCCGGTACGCCGGTGGACCGGGTCGCCGCCCAGGCGTACTCGGCCTTCGAGCAGGCCTCGGTCGTCACGGTCGCCAAGGAGGCCGTGCTCACCGAGCCGATCCGCATCGCGGTGCACGGCGAGGGCGGCGTGGCGTACGGCCACCAGGTCATCGAGCTGGGTGCCTTCGCCGAAGCGGTCGTCGTCATCGACCACACCGGTGACGCGGTCCTCGCCGCCAACGTCGACTACGTCGTCGGCGACGGTGCGAAGCTGACCGTCGTCTCCGTCCAGGACTGGGACGACACCGCGGTCCACGTCGGCCAGCACAACGCGCTGATCGGCCGGGACGCCTCGTTCAAGTCGATCGTCGTCACCTTCGGCGGAGACCTGGTGCGCCTGCACCCGCGGATCGCCTACGCGGGCACCGGCGGCGAGGCCGAGCTGTTCGGCCTGTACTTCACCGACAAGGGCCAGCACCAGGAGCACCGCCTCCTGGTCGACCACAACACCCCGCACTGCAAGTCCAACGCGGTGTACAAGGGCGCGCTCCAGGGCGACGGCGCACACGCCGTGTGGATCGGTGACGTCCTCATCCAGGCGAAGGCCGAGGGCACCGACACCTACGAGATGAACCGGAACCTCGTCCTCACGGACGGCGCCCGGGTCGACTCCGTACCGAACCTGGAGATCGAGACCGGCGAGATCGTCGGCGCCGGCCACGCCTCGGCGACCGGCCGCTTCGACGACGAGCAGCTCTTCTACCTCCAGTCGCGCGGTATCCCCGCCGAGGAGGCCCGCCGGCTCGTCGTGCGCGGCTTCTTCGCCGAACTGGTCCAGCAGATCGGCCTGCCGGACGTCGAAGCGCGTCTCCTCGACAAGATCGAGACCGAGCTGAAGGCGTCCGTCTGA
- the sufB gene encoding Fe-S cluster assembly protein SufB: protein MTLPTETAHPELEGLGTYEFGWADSDAAGAAAKRGLSEAVVRDISDKKNEPEWMLKLRLKGLKLFGKKPMPNWGSDLSGIDFDNIKYFVRSTEKQAESWEDLPEDIKNTYDKLGIPEAEKQRLVAGVAAQYESEVVYHQINEELEAQGVIFMDTDTALKEHPELFKEYFGTVIPVGDNKFASLNSAVWSGGSFIYVPKGVHVEIPLQAYFRINTENMGQFERTLIIVDEDAYVHYVEGCTAPIYSSDSLHSAVVEIIVKKGGRCRYTTIQNWSNNVYNLVTKRAVAYEGATMEWVDGNIGSKVTMKYPAVYLMGEHAKGETLSIAFAGEGQHQDAGAKMVHMAPNTSSNIVSKSVARGGGRTSYRGLIEIGEGAPGAKSNVLCDALLVDTISRSDTYPYVDVREDDVSMGHEATVSKVSEDQLFYLMSRGLTEFEAMAMIVRGFVEPIAKELPMEYALELNRLIELQMEGSVG from the coding sequence ATGACGCTCCCTACGGAGACTGCCCACCCTGAGCTCGAGGGTCTGGGCACGTATGAATTCGGCTGGGCCGACTCCGACGCGGCAGGCGCGGCGGCGAAGCGCGGCCTCTCCGAGGCTGTCGTCCGCGACATCTCGGACAAGAAGAACGAGCCCGAGTGGATGCTGAAGCTCCGGCTCAAGGGCCTGAAGCTCTTCGGCAAGAAGCCCATGCCGAACTGGGGCTCCGACCTGTCGGGCATCGACTTCGACAACATCAAGTACTTCGTGCGGTCCACCGAGAAGCAGGCGGAGTCCTGGGAGGACCTGCCCGAGGACATCAAGAACACGTACGACAAGCTCGGCATCCCCGAGGCGGAGAAGCAGCGCCTCGTCGCCGGTGTCGCAGCCCAGTACGAGTCCGAGGTGGTCTACCACCAGATCAACGAGGAGCTGGAGGCGCAGGGTGTCATCTTCATGGACACCGACACGGCGCTGAAGGAGCACCCGGAGCTCTTCAAGGAGTACTTCGGCACCGTCATCCCCGTCGGTGACAACAAGTTCGCCTCGCTGAACTCGGCCGTGTGGTCCGGTGGCTCGTTCATCTACGTGCCCAAGGGTGTCCACGTCGAGATCCCGCTCCAGGCCTACTTCCGTATCAACACGGAGAACATGGGCCAGTTCGAGCGGACGCTGATCATCGTCGACGAGGACGCCTACGTCCACTACGTCGAGGGCTGCACCGCGCCGATCTACTCCTCGGACTCGCTGCACAGCGCCGTGGTCGAGATCATCGTGAAGAAGGGCGGCCGCTGCCGCTACACGACCATCCAGAACTGGTCGAACAACGTGTACAACCTCGTCACCAAGCGTGCCGTGGCGTACGAGGGCGCGACCATGGAGTGGGTCGACGGCAACATCGGCTCCAAGGTCACCATGAAGTACCCGGCCGTCTACCTGATGGGCGAGCACGCCAAGGGCGAGACCCTCTCCATCGCCTTCGCGGGCGAGGGCCAGCACCAGGACGCCGGCGCCAAGATGGTGCACATGGCTCCGAACACCTCCTCCAACATCGTCTCCAAGTCGGTGGCGCGAGGCGGCGGCCGGACCTCCTACCGCGGTCTGATCGAGATCGGCGAGGGCGCGCCGGGCGCGAAGTCCAACGTGCTCTGTGACGCGCTGCTGGTCGACACGATCTCGCGCTCCGACACCTACCCCTACGTCGACGTCCGCGAGGACGACGTGTCGATGGGCCACGAGGCGACCGTCTCCAAGGTCTCCGAGGACCAGCTCTTCTACCTCATGAGCCGCGGACTCACCGAGTTCGAGGCCATGGCGATGATCGTGCGCGGCTTCGTCGAGCCGATCGCCAAGGAGCTGCCCATGGAGTACGCCCTGGAGCTCAACCGGCTGATCGAGCTGCAGATGGAGGGTTCGGTCGGCTAG